Genomic DNA from Alosa alosa isolate M-15738 ecotype Scorff River chromosome 6, AALO_Geno_1.1, whole genome shotgun sequence:
GACCCTAAACCACAGGGACAAGATGACCATTCCAGATCTATATTTTGTTAATCTGGCTGTGGCAGACCTGATACTAGTAGCTGACTCACTCATTGAGGTCTTCAATCTGAATGAAAAGTACTATGACATTGCAATCTTGTGTACATTCATGTCCCTCTTCTTGCAGGTCAATATGTACAGTAGCATTTTCTTTTTGACATGGATGAGCTTTGATCGATATGTAGCACTTGCCAGCTCCATGAGCAGCAGTCCCTTGCGGACAATGCAGTATGCCAAACTCAGCTGCAGTCTCATCTGGATGGCTTCCATCCTGGCCACGTTGCTACCCTTTACCATTGTCCAGACACAGCATACAGGTGAGGTGCACTTCTGCTTTGCCAATGTCTTTGAAATTCAGTGGCTAGAAGTCACCATTGGTTTTGTGGTTCCCTTTTCAGTCATTGGCTTATGCTACTCCTTAATAGTACGCATTCTTATGAGAGCACAAAAGCACCGTGGGCTATGGCCACGCAGACAGAAGGCACTCCGTATGATTGTGGTGGTTGTACTGGTCTTCTTTATTTGTTGGCTCCCCGAGAATGTTTTCATCAGCATCCAGCTTCTCCAGGGCACGGCAGACCCATCACAACGAAGTGCCACCACACTATGGCATGACTACCCACTGACAGGTCATATTGTCAACCTTGCAGCTTTTTCAAACAGCTGTCTGAACCCAATTATTTATAGCTTTCTGGGAGAGACCTTTAGGGACAAGTTGCGGCTCTTTATTAAACAGAAGGCCAATTGGTCTGTGCTTTATCGTTTATGCCATCATACCCTGGATTTGCACATCCCTGTTAGGAGTACTGAAGTTTCTGAAGTGTAGCATTGGCTTACTGTGCTGAAAACAATTACCAGTTTACAAATAGTTAACCATGTTCACAAAGGCAAAGTAAAGATTTACAGATGTGGTTGAATGTAAGATGGACACAGTAAAATGTAACAACACTGACTGTGCTGATGAGCAGTGATATGGTAAATTGATTATTATATGACAAACCTTATTTTCCACTGTGTAAAATTAGTACAAGTAGAAATTGCCCTGCAAGAGGGCTATGCAAAAATGTATACTGAAGTTCAAGTATCAAGTTTAATTTTATTACCATTTTAACAACACAGTTGATAGGAAAGTAACACAACAACCTTGTGGGAAATGATCTTATTTGCCATCTACTCTAGAGATAGATAAGAGGATATACACCCTGCtcagcataattagcataatttaCTTGAAGTGGGTTACCCCaattagcctatagctagcctatagctaaaagCGGGGCTATGCTAGCCTAATGGTGTCAGACCTGATTACCTGGTTAGTCTCTAGCACAAATAAGAGAAGGGTATATTATATAATTCTGGGGTAGACAGCAAATAAGCTAATTCTCCAAAAAGCTAGTGTGTTCCTTTAAAAGCTTTAAACATAGAAGGCTTTTATATTCTCTTATTATCTAGCACAGGTGTAAGATAAACATGGGCTATAGTTTAGTTAATATTTTATTGTTTCTCAGTTCATCTCCTTTGGATCCAAAGCACAATATTGTGTGTATTCCTGCTGTAGTATCTGATTGAAATCAGAAATGTACAACTCCATTCATTCCTAAATATTATTTTGAAAAACATGTTTGACAAAATGTGGCATGGCTGATTGATACTGGTTAATGGACTGTTAGTTCATTGAATAGGTAACTGAAATAAGCACATTAGGTGAAGAAGTATATAAGGTTCTAATTTCAGATGTCTGTCTACATTGCCCTCAAGAAAactgtgtggggggggtcaggTGGCAAGCAGAGAATATGGCAGGATACAAACGATTCAAAGTGCTGGCTGTGATGAATGCATCTATGATTTCACCTTTTTTCCTCAACAAATGACATTCCACATTATGCAAACACTGAAACATTAATATAAATTGTAATACTGCAGTACCTTTCTGCCTTGACTCCATGATGTTTTGCTTACAGTTTCAGAAACTCAGAGACAGGATTTTTATTCCTTGCATCTGCATAATATTGAGTTACCTGTGCTTATAGCTCCCAATGGTTCATTTAAGATGTTCTATGGATCATGTTCATTTCCTTCATTTTGTGAACCATCCATGTTTAATTCTCAGTTTTCAGATTCACTTTATTTAACTGTCCTTATATCAAAATCTTAGACCTGAGGATCACATCAGGTTTTAATGCTATATACAACATGTGTACAGCCATCAACAGTATATGATagacctaaccctaaccttaataCATTGTGTaataacatacacatacaccagtACACTACTAATTAATTTGTTTTGTTCAAACAAACAATACCAAttaaaagcaatgcattaacTTAAATTAGTGTAACTACATGTTAAAGCAATTTAACACGGGCACATACTGTGTAAATACATATGCAGATATGAGAACTTTTAATAGCTTTCACTATTTTACACCCATACATCAAAGATGTACAAAGGTGGCCAAAACTATGTTATCACAGTCAACTATTATAAACATTAATTATTCTATCATTTTTGCTTGCGTCTCCATAGACATGATTGTATCACAGGTTTTGACAATGAGGTTAAGAGTAGATGTTTGTGTATACAGTACTGACCCCTGCTGTGTATGGGAAACTCAGTAACCAAGATTTATTTTTCCAGCTGTGATGGTCCAGCCTGGGAAATGAACACTGACCATTGCTTAGATAATTGCTTAGTAAAGAGGGGACATAGGTGAAAATGTAACAGCTAGTCATTTACATTTGTCATTAGTAAATTAAGTAAACATTTTCTTATGGAAAATGTTACTTTGGTCAACTGCAACTGTGCATTGGTGAACATTTTGACTCCCTTTGCATATTTCTTTGTGGcgccacatactgtacaccgtGTGGCCTTCTACAGTCAATTGATGAGATGAATGTGTGTAGTTCACAGCCTATATAAAATGATGGTTGGATGGTACGATCCAAATAGAGGGTTGAGTGAAGGGAATGGTGAATACTGTATTGATTTTCATTTGAATGAATATGAATAAAAATGTCTAGACACAATGTGATGGGACCATAATGTTACTGTCAATTGTGTACATGTTTCACAAACTGAATAAAAACACATACCTTAAAGAGTGTAACTTTCAAGTTCAGTGTATGGAAAACATTCCACTGAGGTCCAAGTAGAacttacatgtgtgtatgtatattaaaTGCTACAAAGGTAACTTTTTCTTCTGCTTTAATTTTATTCTCCAAAACAACTGAACTGATACTTGAATTACTCAGGTTTTTACATGCAAAATTATTTTGAAACTATGAGATCAACTCCATAATGAGGTTGACTCAAGACCGTGCAGCTGTAATTCTTGGAGAATGTTCAGGACATGGAGTGAATGACGTCACTGAAGATAAACATATTCAATTTTGATGTGGTGAAAACAGATTAGCCTATAAAATATAGTTCTTTCATCAAACCCAGCTAGTGAGAAGACAATTATCCTTCTAAGTGTATAATATTTGTGAATGGGAACCATTAAGGTGTTCCCTCTAATAGAAATAAGTCTCATATTGACATGGGCATGACATAGtaatctaaaatggggtttgTTGAACTGAACAGTATTACAATATTAGCTTGCATGCTGACAGTCATATACCATTGGCTTGATTTATTTAGGCAAGTTCAAATAAAATTCATCACAACACCATGGATTAGACAGCTGTTGGAAGGCAATTAAAAGAAGAGAGACTGAATGAATAGTCTTGTGTTCTGTAATAGGGGAAGCTGAATAATGAATATGACCTGTAGGCTAATTACATTTGCACATTGAAATAGAACAGGCATTATATTTTGAACACCTGTCTGCTGCTATGTTTAATATGAAGTAAATTATAGCAAGTCGTGTTGAACCAAGTCAATAAATATCTATTTTAATATACAAATTATTTCAAAATTGTTTATCATGAAGAATGACTTGAAATACACATCACAAAAAATGTATGCACATCTTAGGGGCAGAAAGCAGCATGAATCAGCATAGAACAGAATAGTGCAGCACTCtccatgaaaaaataaaaagtagttTTTAACTGAAACAGTGATGATTAGAGAATGTTCAATCTTTCTAAAGGAATGCATGCTTTTTCCAAAAAACAGTGGAGGTTTTGTTATATTACTAATGAGATGAAAGACAAACTCTGAAATTACATGGTATTCTCATTGAGACAACTAGAGTATACAAACCATGCCAAATCTAGGTCATAGCAGCCAATTATTAGGTTAAGTTATAACGTTGTGGCAAGTCACTGAGCATCTTTTGCCCGTGGCTGCGCACGCAGTAATGTTGGTAATCAGGAAACCCATCTATACTAAGCGTACTGATTTAAACTGTGTATAAACTCACTTTGTAGTTGACTATTGGCTCCTGGTAGCAGCCTATACTAACCTATACTATAGGCTACAAGAGAAGATATTCGGCTGT
This window encodes:
- the gper1 gene encoding LOW QUALITY PROTEIN: G-protein coupled estrogen receptor 1 (The sequence of the model RefSeq protein was modified relative to this genomic sequence to represent the inferred CDS: substituted 2 bases at 2 genomic stop codons); amino-acid sequence: MIQGLXFKDXANMEEQMIQIYVNVNGTDRLNVSYDYNSTHLKETPDTYQFYIISLFLSCLYTIFLFPIGFIGNILILVVTLNHRDKMTIPDLYFVNLAVADLILVADSLIEVFNLNEKYYDIAILCTFMSLFLQVNMYSSIFFLTWMSFDRYVALASSMSSSPLRTMQYAKLSCSLIWMASILATLLPFTIVQTQHTGEVHFCFANVFEIQWLEVTIGFVVPFSVIGLCYSLIVRILMRAQKHRGLWPRRQKALRMIVVVVLVFFICWLPENVFISIQLLQGTADPSQRSATTLWHDYPLTGHIVNLAAFSNSCLNPIIYSFLGETFRDKLRLFIKQKANWSVLYRLCHHTLDLHIPVRSTEVSEV